One genomic window of Bombus huntii isolate Logan2020A unplaced genomic scaffold, iyBomHunt1.1 ctg00000052.1, whole genome shotgun sequence includes the following:
- the LOC126875710 gene encoding uncharacterized protein LOC126875710, translating to MLSHRNLLLFIQTLSAPGSMDIRRGDRILVFLPLFHGYAFGMMNTAISCGAAVYIMGNFELETLLSSVEKYRITHIPLVPPVLVGLAKHPMVPNYDFSSVREIVSGAAPLPPDVSFSSKLPNVIRYNVIL from the exons ATGTTGTCTCATCGAAATTTGTTACTTTTCATCCAAACTCTAag TGCCCCAGGATCAATGGATATTCGACGTGGAGACCGAATACTAGTTTTCTTGCCATTATTTCACGGTTATGCGTTCGGAATGATGAATACGGCAATAAGTTGCGGTGCAGCTGTGTACATAATGGGAAATTTCGAGTTAGAAACGTTACTCAGTTCCGTagaaaaatacagaattaCGCATATACCATTGGTCCCTCCAGTTTTAGTTGGTCTTGCGAAGCATCCAATGGTGCCAAATTACGATTTCAGCAGCGTGAGAGAGATCGTTTCCGGTGCGGCACCGCTTCCGCCGGATGTAAGTTTTTCGTCCAAACTAcccaacgtaatacgttataacgttattctataa